The window CGAGCTGCCCGGCCCGCACCTCAGGAGCCTGCTCTCCCGTGAGCTCGACACCTGCCTGCCGGACCACGCCGTCCTGCCGTCGGTGCTGAAGGAGGCCGGGCCCGACGAGCCGCACTGGACGCTGCTCACCGTGTGCGCGCCGGACGACACGGAAGCCTGGGACCGCGCGGTGGTCGCCGACCTGCTGGCCCCGGGACTGCGGACCGTCGACGACCAGGGCGCCGCGGCCGTCGCGATCACGCTGTCCGCCCGCCACGGGGACCAGTTGCGGCCCCTCGGGTTCCGCCGGCCGCGCGAGGTCAGCGTCGCGCCGGGGGCGAGCGTATGGCTGACGACCCGTCACGCCCCCGGCCGAACGGCCGGCTGCCCCAACCCGGTGACCCAGATCCGGTGACCCAGATCCGGTGACCCGGTCCGGTGGGCGGGCGGTCGGGGGCCCTACAGGCAGACCACCGGGATTCGCTGGACCTCGTTGTTGCCGAAGCCGCCGCGGTTCCACGGCTGGGTGAGGGGCTGGGCCGAGCCCCCGGCGTCCGTGGCGCGGGCCGTCAGGACGTGGTGGCCGGGGGCCGCCGTCCAGGGCGCGTGCCAGTGACGCCAGGCCCACGGACCCCCGTCCGGCGGGGCGAGTTCGGCGGCCTCCCACGAGACACCGTCGTCCGTGCTGACCTCGACCTTCGTGACCGGCGCGCGGCCCGACCAGGCCCGGCCCTCCAGACGGACGGGGCCGGGGCGTACGACTCGGGTGCGGGACATGAAGTCCGGGAAGCCGGGCGGGATCATCAGCGCGCGCGGGGCGATGCGGGTGACCGGGTCGCCGGGTTCGTCGGGGGACTGGCGGAAGCGGTACGCCACCGCCTGCTGGAAGCCGGTGAAGGGGGTGTCGGTGAGCGCGATGTCGTGCAGCCACTTCACATGGGCCATGCCGTACCAGCCGGGGACCACCAGACGCAGCGGGTGGCCGTGCTGCGGTGGCAGCGGGGCGCCGTTCATCTCGTACGCCACCAGGACCTCCGGGTCGGCGGCGGTCGCGTCCGCGAGGGGCAGGCTGCGCCGGTAGTCCTGCTCGACGCCCCGTTCCACGCCGTGGTCGGCTCCCGTGAAGACCGCCTCGACGGCGTCCGGCTCCACTCCGGCCTCGGCGAGCAGCACCCGCAGGGGTACGCCGGTCCAGTCCGCCGTGCCGACCGCCTCGACCAGCCAGGGCTGGCTGACGGGGCGGGGGGTGAGCCGGGCCCGGCCGTTGCCCGCGCACTCCATCGTCACGCGGTGGGTGACCTGCGGGAGGGCGCGCAGAGCGGCCAGGTCCAGGGTCAGGGGCGTACGGACGCGGCCGTGCACCGCGAGGGTCCAGGTGCCGGCGTCGGTGGCCGGGATGTCGTAGTGGACGAGGACGTAGTGCAGGCCGGGCGGGGTCACGTCGTAGCGCAGGGCCTCCAGGGGCAGGCCGTGGTTGCGGGCCGCCAGGGCGAGTTCCTCGTGGCTGATCCCCTCGGCGGGGGCGGCCACGCGCGCGGGTGCGCTGACGGCGGCGGACGACCGCACCGGAAGCCGGCCCGCCGCACTGTCGCGCCCGTCCATGACGCCCGGTCCGTCCGTGGCGCCGCGTCCGTCCGTGGCACCACGTCCGTCCACGGCGTCGCGTCCGTCCATGGCTCCCATGGTGCTCCCGCCGGGCGGTCCGGGCACCTGCACGTTCCGTCCGCGATTGCCGGTCCTCGCGAGTGGCGGGATCCTGGGCGTGTACGTCTCGCTAGGAGAGCGATCACCATGGACGGCAGCGGCAGCGGCAGCGGCAACATGGACGCCACGACCCGGGAGGCGATGCGGAGCGCACTGCGCGGTCCGGTCATCACACCCGAGGGTGCGGAGTACGACGAGGCCCGCTCGGTCTACAACGCGATGATCGACCGGCGGCCCGCCGCGATCGTCCGGTGCGCCGATGCAGGGGACGTCATGGACGCGGTCGACTTCGTCCGCGACCACGGGCTCGAACTCGCCGTGCGCGGCGGCGGGCACAGCGGTCCCGGACTGTGTCTGGTCGACGACGGAGTCACCCTCGACCTGTCGCCGATTCGGGGCGTCCGGGTCGATCCCGTGGCGAGGACCGCGCAGGTCGGCGGCGGCTGCACGCTCGGCGACCTCGATCACGCGGGGCACGCCTTCGGTCTCGCCACTCCCACCGGGATCATGTCGACGACGGGCCTCGGCGGCCTGACGCTCGGCGGCGGACACGGTCACCTCACCCGCAAGTACGGGCTCACGATCGACAGCCTGCTCTCCGCGGACGTCGTCCTCGCCGACGGCGGGTTCGTCACCGTGAGCGAGACCGAGTTCCCGGACCTGTTCTGGGCGCTGCGCGGCGGGGGCGGGAACTTCGGCGCCGTCACCTCCCTCACCTATCGGCTGCACCCGGTGCACTCGGTGGGCGTCGGCATCACCGTGTGGCCGGTCGACCACACCCGTGAGGTGCTGCGCTGGTACCGGGATTTCCTGCCGCAGGCGTCCGAGGACCTGAACGGCTTCTTCGCCGTGCTCGCCGTGCCGCCCGGCCCGCCGTTCCCGGAG of the Streptomyces aurantiacus genome contains:
- a CDS encoding sulfite oxidase produces the protein MDGRDSAAGRLPVRSSAAVSAPARVAAPAEGISHEELALAARNHGLPLEALRYDVTPPGLHYVLVHYDIPATDAGTWTLAVHGRVRTPLTLDLAALRALPQVTHRVTMECAGNGRARLTPRPVSQPWLVEAVGTADWTGVPLRVLLAEAGVEPDAVEAVFTGADHGVERGVEQDYRRSLPLADATAADPEVLVAYEMNGAPLPPQHGHPLRLVVPGWYGMAHVKWLHDIALTDTPFTGFQQAVAYRFRQSPDEPGDPVTRIAPRALMIPPGFPDFMSRTRVVRPGPVRLEGRAWSGRAPVTKVEVSTDDGVSWEAAELAPPDGGPWAWRHWHAPWTAAPGHHVLTARATDAGGSAQPLTQPWNRGGFGNNEVQRIPVVCL
- a CDS encoding FAD-binding oxidoreductase; its protein translation is MDATTREAMRSALRGPVITPEGAEYDEARSVYNAMIDRRPAAIVRCADAGDVMDAVDFVRDHGLELAVRGGGHSGPGLCLVDDGVTLDLSPIRGVRVDPVARTAQVGGGCTLGDLDHAGHAFGLATPTGIMSTTGLGGLTLGGGHGHLTRKYGLTIDSLLSADVVLADGGFVTVSETEFPDLFWALRGGGGNFGAVTSLTYRLHPVHSVGVGITVWPVDHTREVLRWYRDFLPQASEDLNGFFAVLAVPPGPPFPEDLHGHRMCAVVWCWTGDLALLDETLAVVNDAGRPAFHFTTPMPYPALQGMFDGLIPKGMQWYWRGAFFDRITDGAADVHLKYGENLPTDLSTMHLYPVDGAAARVGHDDTAWSHRDAVWSGVVGGIDPDPDNAGLIKQWCVDYWEELQPHSMGGSYVNFIGEDEGQERVRSTYRDHYDRLAAVKRTYDPRNLFHANQNIEPKP